A single region of the Bacteroidales bacterium genome encodes:
- a CDS encoding outer membrane beta-barrel protein gives MVKRITSAAVLLLMLLPLSGQQWKLKRVEGIFGIGTTNVYSDLGGAPNATSLLFIKDITFKSTRPSVYLGARYRVNPRSSVKAIVVYGYSKTSDYAGSRNELRGFTSVTDLVEIAGHYEYYLLPEFRFMRSAAMFNRRGMINDYSRIGFYVFSGIGATMYWPHLEMEPREGDKYKNNFGITASVPFGAGLKVIISDKWMFGYEIGYRQSASDFLDGFKSPWSKHWDSYWISSFNLVYRIPTSRRGIPIFLDPTWRRARF, from the coding sequence ATGGTAAAAAGGATTACTTCGGCGGCTGTCCTTTTATTAATGTTGCTTCCGTTATCAGGTCAACAATGGAAGCTTAAAAGGGTAGAAGGCATATTCGGAATCGGGACTACAAATGTTTACAGTGATCTTGGCGGTGCGCCAAACGCAACAAGCCTTTTATTTATAAAAGATATCACTTTCAAGAGTACACGCCCCTCGGTGTATCTTGGTGCAAGGTATCGTGTCAACCCCAGGTCATCCGTAAAAGCCATCGTTGTTTATGGCTACAGCAAAACATCAGATTACGCAGGATCAAGAAACGAATTGCGGGGATTCACTTCGGTGACTGACCTTGTTGAAATCGCCGGCCATTATGAATATTACCTTTTACCTGAATTTCGTTTCATGAGATCAGCCGCTATGTTTAACAGGCGTGGCATGATCAACGATTATTCCCGCATTGGCTTTTATGTGTTCAGCGGAATTGGGGCTACCATGTACTGGCCACATCTTGAAATGGAGCCACGCGAAGGAGACAAGTATAAGAATAACTTCGGTATCACTGCATCTGTTCCATTTGGTGCCGGTTTAAAAGTAATCATAAGCGATAAGTGGATGTTCGGTTATGAAATCGGGTACAGGCAATCCGCTTCCGATTTCCTCGATGGTTTCAAATCACCATGGTCAAAGCACTGGGACAGTTACTGGATATCCAGTTTTAACCTGGTTTACCGGATTCCAACATCAAGAAGGGGAATCCCTATTTTCCTCGATCCTACTTGGAGAAGGGCCAGATTCTAA
- a CDS encoding M23 family metallopeptidase: protein MGKVKYKFNPDSLSYYMVKSSVKQKTIRVLGMLFGFLVIMLSGYLSFSWIIDSPKEKGLKRQISEMNLNIELFNKQLDNIESVLGDMQQRDDNIYRTIFEAEPVNHSVREAGFGGTNRYKNLEKLNNAQMAIRTAKRLDILSRKVLVQSKSYDELMEMAKSKEKMLACMPNIQPISNKNLERTASGWGYRIHPIYKIKKFHYGIDFTASVGTEIYATGDGVIEKVESSARGYGNSIVIDHGYGMKTLYGHMDHFNVKQGQKIKRGEVIGFVGNTGLSTAPHLHYEVIHNNDKVNPMNYFFNDLTANEYDQMIELSMRPGQSFD, encoded by the coding sequence ATGGGTAAAGTAAAGTATAAATTCAATCCCGATTCACTAAGTTATTACATGGTGAAATCATCTGTGAAGCAGAAGACCATTCGGGTATTAGGCATGCTATTCGGTTTTTTGGTAATTATGCTTAGCGGCTATCTCTCGTTCTCCTGGATTATTGATTCCCCGAAAGAAAAGGGATTAAAAAGGCAGATCAGTGAAATGAACCTGAATATAGAACTGTTCAATAAGCAGCTTGATAATATTGAATCCGTACTGGGAGACATGCAGCAGCGTGATGATAATATCTACAGAACCATTTTCGAAGCTGAGCCTGTTAACCATTCGGTAAGGGAGGCAGGTTTCGGCGGTACAAACCGGTATAAAAATCTCGAGAAGCTGAATAATGCGCAGATGGCAATCCGCACGGCCAAGCGCCTGGATATTCTTAGCCGGAAAGTGCTTGTACAGTCGAAATCCTACGATGAACTGATGGAAATGGCTAAAAGCAAGGAAAAAATGCTTGCCTGCATGCCCAACATCCAGCCGATATCAAATAAAAACCTCGAGCGTACGGCTTCAGGATGGGGTTACAGGATTCACCCGATATATAAGATCAAGAAGTTCCATTACGGCATAGATTTTACTGCCTCTGTAGGAACTGAAATTTATGCAACGGGTGACGGTGTAATTGAGAAAGTGGAATCCTCAGCACGTGGTTATGGTAATTCAATTGTGATCGATCATGGTTATGGAATGAAAACGCTGTACGGTCACATGGACCATTTCAACGTAAAACAGGGACAGAAAATAAAGAGGGGCGAAGTAATTGGCTTTGTAGGAAACACAGGATTATCAACCGCTCCGCATTTGCATTATGAAGTAATTCACAACAATGATAAGGTAAATCCTATGAATTACTTCTTCAATGACCTTACTGCAAACGAATACGACCAGATGATCGAACTCTCGATGAGGCCCGGCCAGTCGTTTGATTAA
- a CDS encoding C4-type zinc ribbon domain-containing protein, which produces MAEVKKPATDVAELTIEEKLRALYKLQLINSEIDKIRTLRGELPLEVQDLEDEIAGLETRIEKLQEEIKSIESAISGKRNDMANSKGLIKKYEEQQNNVRNNREFDSLSKEIEYQTLEIELSEKRIKEFTAQAKEKAEYIEESRKVLDERKNDLNLKKGELEEITSDTQKEEENLLKKRQEYEQIIEERLLTAYKKIRKNARNGLAVVSVERDACGGCFNQIPPQRQLDIRSRKKIIVCEYCGRILVDVDLVEEEK; this is translated from the coding sequence ATGGCAGAAGTTAAAAAACCCGCAACAGATGTTGCAGAACTTACTATTGAAGAGAAGCTCAGGGCTCTGTACAAGCTTCAGTTAATCAACTCAGAAATCGACAAAATCAGGACACTCAGGGGCGAATTGCCTCTCGAGGTGCAGGATCTGGAAGATGAGATTGCCGGTCTGGAAACTCGTATTGAAAAACTCCAGGAAGAAATAAAAAGTATAGAATCCGCTATCAGCGGTAAGAGAAATGATATGGCCAATTCAAAGGGTCTTATCAAGAAATACGAAGAACAGCAGAACAATGTAAGAAACAACAGGGAATTCGATTCTTTATCAAAGGAAATTGAATACCAGACTCTTGAAATAGAATTAAGCGAAAAGAGGATTAAAGAATTCACAGCCCAGGCAAAGGAAAAGGCTGAATACATCGAGGAATCAAGGAAGGTTCTGGATGAGCGCAAAAATGATCTGAACCTTAAAAAAGGTGAACTCGAAGAAATTACATCCGATACCCAAAAAGAGGAAGAGAACCTGTTAAAGAAAAGGCAGGAGTACGAACAGATTATTGAGGAACGACTTCTTACAGCTTATAAGAAGATCAGGAAGAATGCACGCAACGGACTCGCCGTTGTTTCGGTTGAAAGGGATGCCTGCGGTGGTTGTTTTAACCAGATACCTCCTCAGCGTCAGCTCGATATACGTTCAAGAAAAAAAATCATTGTTTGTGAGTATTGCGGACGTATCCTTGTTGACGTCGATCTCGTAGAAGAAGAAAAATAA
- a CDS encoding DUF6089 family protein — protein sequence MVKRLRLDIILLALAMPFSAMAQREANIGVFGGTSYYMGDINPNRHFYRPAPSFGFLYRYNFNARYALRLNVFQVNLSGNDLDFPKRLNPDRPSNPASFSTSLLDMSVQGEFNFLSFTPNFGKWNYTPYLFAGAGGGLVISSNTNASNTLAIPFGIGAKINLTSRLSAGAEWGFRKTFSDRIDGVQNPSGQQSWIHNNDWYSIMGIFITYKFFNFAADCPAYR from the coding sequence ATGGTGAAGCGCTTAAGATTGGATATTATTTTACTTGCCCTTGCTATGCCTTTTTCAGCAATGGCTCAACGCGAAGCGAATATCGGGGTATTTGGCGGAACTTCTTACTATATGGGTGATATCAACCCGAATCGTCATTTTTATCGCCCGGCTCCTTCGTTCGGATTTTTATACCGGTATAACTTCAATGCCCGGTATGCCCTGCGTTTGAACGTATTTCAAGTTAACCTTTCAGGAAACGATCTTGATTTTCCCAAACGGTTAAATCCTGACAGGCCTTCAAATCCGGCTAGTTTCAGCACTTCCCTGCTCGATATGTCAGTGCAGGGGGAGTTTAATTTTTTGTCGTTTACACCTAATTTCGGCAAATGGAATTACACTCCTTATCTATTCGCCGGAGCTGGTGGAGGCCTGGTGATCAGTTCAAACACCAATGCATCAAATACACTAGCCATTCCTTTCGGAATAGGTGCTAAAATTAATCTTACATCACGCCTGAGCGCAGGAGCCGAATGGGGATTCCGGAAAACCTTCAGCGACCGCATTGACGGCGTTCAGAATCCGTCAGGTCAGCAATCATGGATTCACAATAATGACTGGTATTCTATTATGGGTATTTTTATTACCTATAAGTTTTTTAATTTTGCGGCTGATTGCCCGGCATACCGATAA
- a CDS encoding isoprenyl transferase, producing the protein MNYKESINKDRLPRHVAIIMDGNGRWAEKRGNQRVFGHRNAVEAVRDTVEASAELGINYLTLYAFSTENWKRPKNEVDALMSLLVTTIDAETKTLIDNNIKLHTIGNTAVLPENVKKQLQGAIDVTAGNTGLNLVIALSYGSRWEITNAVRKLSADIQSGKVNAESINESIFEKYLDTAGFPDPELVIRTSGEYRISNFLLWQIAYSEFYFTPTLWPDFRREHLYEAILNFQNRERRFGKTADQIKNIKVNS; encoded by the coding sequence ATGAATTATAAAGAAAGCATAAATAAAGACAGACTTCCCAGACATGTTGCCATCATTATGGATGGCAATGGCAGATGGGCTGAAAAAAGAGGTAATCAAAGAGTGTTTGGTCACAGGAATGCCGTTGAGGCTGTCAGGGATACTGTTGAAGCTTCGGCTGAACTGGGAATTAATTATCTCACGCTTTATGCTTTTTCAACCGAGAACTGGAAACGGCCAAAAAATGAAGTGGACGCCCTGATGTCCCTTCTGGTCACAACAATTGATGCCGAAACCAAGACCCTGATTGATAATAATATTAAACTGCATACGATAGGTAACACTGCTGTTTTACCCGAGAATGTCAAAAAACAGTTGCAGGGTGCTATAGATGTTACAGCAGGAAACACCGGGCTGAACCTGGTCATCGCGCTAAGTTACGGCTCAAGATGGGAAATAACGAATGCAGTCCGAAAATTATCCGCTGATATCCAATCAGGTAAGGTTAATGCCGAGAGCATTAATGAATCAATATTTGAGAAGTACCTCGATACAGCCGGATTTCCTGATCCCGAACTGGTAATCCGAACCAGCGGTGAATACAGGATAAGCAATTTTCTTTTGTGGCAAATTGCCTACAGTGAGTTTTATTTCACTCCGACATTATGGCCCGATTTCCGAAGGGAACACCTGTATGAAGCAATCCTAAATTTCCAAAACCGGGAAAGACGTTTCGGGAAAACTGCCGATCAGATTAAAAATATCAAAGTAAACAGCTAG
- a CDS encoding Nif3-like dinuclear metal center hexameric protein, whose product MTHLSSIIHHLESFAPLAYQESYDNSGLVVGDPGDEITGALLCVDVTMPVIEEAVKEGLNLIISHHPVIFSPLKQLTGKDTTQKIILEAVRNRIAIYCAHTNMDNVDEGVNRIICDKLGLINTAILQPQKNILYKLVTYVPLSHADALRNALFEAGAGHIGNYDMCSFNAEGKGTFRAGEGADPYSGEIGRLHFEDEVRMETIFPLHHKNAVVKALVKAHPYEEVAYDIYSLENSFNRVGSGMTGELAEPVSESVMLNRIKDTFKCTMVRHSRLLDKPVKKLAVCGGSGSFLIPAAIASGAQLFVTGEIKYHQFFEAEDKIVVADTGHYESEQFTIEIFYEILKKNLPTFAVRFSRINTSPIYYL is encoded by the coding sequence ATGACGCACCTCTCCTCCATCATCCATCACCTCGAATCCTTCGCTCCCCTGGCCTACCAGGAGTCGTATGACAATTCGGGATTGGTAGTGGGGGATCCGGGAGATGAAATTACCGGCGCCCTGCTTTGTGTAGATGTAACGATGCCCGTAATTGAAGAAGCCGTTAAAGAAGGCCTTAACCTCATTATATCCCACCACCCGGTAATTTTCAGTCCCCTTAAGCAACTCACCGGTAAAGACACAACCCAGAAAATTATCCTGGAAGCAGTACGTAACCGCATTGCCATTTATTGCGCCCACACAAACATGGATAATGTGGATGAAGGGGTGAACAGGATCATATGCGACAAACTGGGTTTGATTAATACAGCCATACTTCAGCCTCAGAAAAATATACTTTACAAACTGGTTACCTATGTGCCCCTATCCCATGCTGATGCCTTAAGGAATGCCCTCTTCGAAGCCGGGGCAGGTCACATCGGCAATTATGACATGTGTAGTTTCAATGCTGAGGGCAAAGGAACATTCAGGGCTGGTGAAGGAGCGGATCCCTATTCAGGGGAAATCGGAAGACTTCATTTTGAAGATGAAGTCAGAATGGAGACCATTTTTCCCTTGCATCACAAAAATGCAGTTGTTAAAGCCCTTGTTAAGGCTCATCCTTATGAGGAAGTGGCTTATGATATTTATTCGCTTGAAAACAGTTTTAACCGGGTCGGGTCAGGCATGACAGGTGAACTTGCCGAACCGGTTTCAGAATCGGTTATGCTGAACCGTATAAAAGACACATTCAAATGCACGATGGTCAGGCATAGCCGCCTCCTCGACAAACCGGTAAAGAAACTTGCGGTTTGCGGCGGCAGTGGTTCTTTCCTGATCCCTGCAGCCATTGCATCGGGTGCTCAATTATTTGTAACTGGTGAAATTAAGTATCACCAATTTTTTGAAGCAGAAGACAAAATAGTGGTTGCTGATACAGGTCACTATGAAAGTGAGCAATTTACTATTGAAATTTTTTATGAAATTCTTAAAAAAAATTTACCTACTTTTGCAGTCCGATTTTCACGCATTAATACCAGTCCTATTTATTATTTATAA
- a CDS encoding M23 family metallopeptidase → MIFRKKKYYFNPVTLTYEEIKITRSRKITALAGFFILVLLLTFSSGYVLNHFFGSTESIFLQKQVNQLTMEMRGLLHKGQKLKTTLNENVIEKDNRYRIILQLDTLPSTVTGAGTGGSASRGQLVRQNDISYQVNSVINSLTTQLQIESGSFRQLYEKAMEYSEGQTHLPAIQPIDKNDLTMIGSHFGEREDPFFMTVRTHYGVDFVAPQGTNVYATGDGFVTFIEHSRTGYGNEIVLDHKFGFGTRYAHLQTVKVKVGEKISRGQIIGTVGQTGRATGPHLHYEVLYQNRPVNPSFYFDTSLTHEEFAQIIKKAKTNDNLTY, encoded by the coding sequence TTGATTTTCAGGAAGAAGAAATATTATTTCAATCCGGTAACTTTGACCTATGAAGAAATAAAAATTACCCGGAGTCGGAAAATTACGGCTCTTGCCGGGTTCTTTATTCTTGTTCTGCTCCTTACTTTTTCATCAGGTTATGTGCTGAATCATTTCTTCGGATCAACCGAATCTATATTTCTTCAAAAGCAAGTAAATCAGCTTACTATGGAAATGCGGGGGTTACTGCATAAAGGTCAGAAGCTGAAAACTACGCTGAATGAGAATGTGATTGAAAAGGACAACCGCTACAGGATAATCCTGCAGTTGGATACGTTACCTTCAACAGTGACAGGTGCCGGCACAGGAGGCTCTGCTTCCAGGGGCCAGTTAGTCAGGCAAAATGACATCAGCTACCAGGTAAACTCAGTAATAAACTCTCTTACAACACAGCTTCAGATTGAATCGGGTTCTTTCCGCCAGTTGTACGAAAAAGCAATGGAATACTCGGAAGGACAAACCCACCTGCCTGCCATACAACCCATCGATAAAAATGATCTTACAATGATCGGATCGCACTTCGGCGAACGCGAAGACCCGTTCTTTATGACCGTAAGGACTCATTACGGGGTTGATTTTGTTGCCCCGCAAGGGACAAATGTGTATGCGACAGGTGACGGATTTGTAACTTTTATAGAGCATTCTCGTACAGGTTATGGAAACGAGATTGTGTTAGACCATAAGTTTGGATTTGGAACGCGTTATGCACATTTGCAGACAGTTAAAGTAAAAGTAGGTGAAAAAATCAGCAGGGGCCAAATCATCGGAACAGTGGGTCAAACAGGAAGGGCGACAGGACCGCATTTACATTATGAAGTTTTATACCAGAACCGACCGGTGAACCCATCCTTTTATTTCGATACCAGTTTAACACATGAAGAGTTTGCGCAGATCATTAAAAAGGCAAAGACTAACGACAACTTGACTTACTAA
- a CDS encoding MerR family transcriptional regulator — protein MPYKEKKVEKLYYSIGEVADMFSVNTSLIRFWEKEFDVIKPKKNKKGNRFFTIQDIENIKLIYHLVKERGMTLSGAKKKLKDNREDTNNNFEVVKTLTQIKEMLLEIKEGL, from the coding sequence ATGCCTTACAAAGAAAAGAAAGTAGAAAAGCTATATTATTCCATTGGGGAAGTGGCTGATATGTTTAGTGTGAACACATCGCTCATTCGCTTTTGGGAGAAGGAATTTGATGTGATCAAGCCCAAAAAGAATAAAAAAGGAAACCGCTTTTTTACAATCCAGGATATCGAGAACATCAAGCTTATCTATCATCTTGTAAAAGAAAGAGGCATGACATTAAGCGGCGCCAAAAAGAAACTCAAGGATAACCGCGAAGACACCAATAATAATTTTGAAGTGGTTAAAACCCTGACCCAGATAAAGGAAATGTTGTTGGAAATTAAGGAGGGACTGTGA